From Elaeis guineensis isolate ETL-2024a chromosome 16, EG11, whole genome shotgun sequence, a single genomic window includes:
- the LOC105037511 gene encoding probable voltage-gated potassium channel subunit beta has product MQEWVSQPKVSLPYGMYVDVIYWHCPRRGHAIEETVRALNHIIDRGWAFYRGTSEWSAHQITEAWGVANRLDLVGPIVELVFRREVEVEYLPLYSTYGLGLTTWSPLASGVLTGKYSKGNIPPDGRFALENYKIKENMKALDVIPLWTPGVIEKIEAVVQTKPKHPELYRTRNQRCVVDGILLMQMYPLPVVLRIEYLMRQHRQQQVKPFR; this is encoded by the exons ATGCAAGAATGGGTGAGCCAGCCGAAGGTGTCACTACCTTACGGCATG TACGTGGACGTGATCTACTGGCACTGCCCCCGACGCGGCCACGCCATCGAGGAGACCGTGCGGGCGCTGAACCACATCATCGACAGGGGCTGGGCCTTCTACCGGGGGACCAGTGAGTGGTCCGCGCACCAGATCACCGAGGCCTGGGGCGTCGCCAACCGCCTCGACCTCGTCGGACCCATCGTCGAGCTTGTTTTCCGTCGCGAG GTTGAGGTCGAATACCTGCCTCTTTACAGCACCTATGGCTTGGGTCTTACCACATGGAGCCCGCTAGCTTCTGGGGTTCTTACTGGCAAATACAGCAAAGGGAACATACCTCCCGATGGTCGATTTGCCTTAGAAAACTACAAG ATAAAAGAGAACATGAAAGCTCTTGATGTCATTCCACTTTGGACACCTGGTGTGATTGAGAAGATTGAGGCAGTTGTTCAAACCAAGCCCAAGCATCCAGAATTATACAG GACTCGCAATCAAAGATGTGTGGTGGACGGGATTCTTTTGATG CAAATGTATCCCCTGCCCGTGGTTCTCAGAATTGAGTATCTCATGCGCCAACATAGGCAACAGCAAGTCAAACCATTCCGATAA